In Fragaria vesca subsp. vesca unplaced genomic scaffold, FraVesHawaii_1.0 scf0513160_u, whole genome shotgun sequence, a single window of DNA contains:
- the LOC101291789 gene encoding glycine--tRNA ligase 1, mitochondrial-like — MSFVPYGKDPQSSNDDVCGFNTLFETLQHKSFSLSSTLRMRILNFLTSSIPLGHALFTRLTPSSPSLSLLRRFTSTMAAEDNLRQALSAKLSEVESQGNQVRALKQSGAAKPELDAAIEALNALKLEKATIEKDLQATISGGDGGGSLNKEALRQAVVNTLERRLFYIPSFKIYGGVAGLYDYGPPGCAVKSNVLGFWRQHFVLEENMLEVDCPCVTPEVVLKASGHVDKFTDLMVKDEESGTCYRADHLLKDYCKDKLEKDLRITSEMAMELKEVLSKLDVLSAEELGQCIKKYGITAPDTKNPLSDPYPFNLMFQTSIGPSGVSTGYMRPETAQGIFVNFRDLYYYNGNKLPFAAAQIGQAFRNEISPRQGLLRVREFTLAEIEHFVDPEDKSHPKFSDVAHLEFLMFPRDEQKPGQSARVISLREAVSSKDSKVVDNETLGYFIGRVYLFLTSLGIDKNRLRFRQHLANEMAHYAQDCWDAEIETSYGWIECVGIADRSAYDLKAHSEKSRVDLEAQEKYSEPREVEKLVISPVKKAIGLAFKGDQKKVLEALEAMKEEEALKMKTDLASKGEVEFYVCTLGKTVTVNSSMVTISKEKKKEHQRVFTPSVIEPSFGIGRIIYCLYEHSYYMRPSKDGNEQFNVFRFPPLVAPIKCTVFPLVQKQEYEEVSKVISKSLTASGISHKIDITGTSIGKRYARTDELGVPFAITVDSTSSVTIRERDSKDQIRVDVSEAASVVKDIAEGVRTWADVWSTFPHHSSGSADE; from the exons ATGTCGTTTGTACCGTACGGTAAAGATCCTCAATCCTCAAACGACGACGTTTGTGGGTTTAACACCCTCTTTGAAACCCTACAACACAAGTCATTCTCGCTATCCTCCACTCTTCGCATGCGCATCCTCAATTTCCTAACCTCATCGATTCCACTTGGCCACGCTCTCTTCACTCGCCTCACTCCTTCCTCGCcgtccctctctctcctccgccgCTTCACATCAACCATGGCCGCCGAGGATAATCTCCGCCAAGCCCTCTCCGCTAAGCTCTCGGAGGTCGAGAGCCAGGGCAACCAGGTCCGCGCTCTCAAGCAATCCGGCGCCGCCAAGCCCGAGCTCGACGCCGCCATTGAGGCCTTGAACGCGCTCAAGCTCGAGAAGGCGACGATCGAGAAGGACCTCCAGGCAACCATCAGCGGCGGCGACGGCGGTGGCTCCTTGAACAAGGAGGCGTTACGTCAGGCTGTGGTGAACACTCTGGAGCGCCGTTTGTTTTATATTCCGTCTTTTAAGATCTACGGCGGCGTTGCGGGTCTGTATGACTACGGTCCTCCTGGCTGCGCCGTCAAGTCCAATGTCCTAGGGTTTTGGCGTCAG CATTTTGTACTTGAAGAGAACATGCTGGAAGTTGACTGCCCGTGTGTCACACCTGAGGTCGTGTTGAAAGCATCTGGTCACGTAGACAAATTCACCGATCTTATGGTCAAGGATGAGGAATCTGGGACTTGCTACAGAGCTGATCACCTTCTCAAGGATTACTGTAAAGATAAGCTTGAAAAGGACCTCAGAATTACCTCAGAGATGGCAATGGAGTTGAAGGAAGTACTTTCAAAATTAGATGTCCTCTCTGCTGAAGAGCTGGGTCAATGTATTAAGAAATATGGTATTACAGCCCCTGACACAAAGAATCCTCTCTCGGATCCTTATCCGTTCAACCTGATGTTTCAAACATCAATTGGTCCTTCTGGTGTGAGCACTGG GTATATGCGTCCGGAAACTGCTCAAGGGATTTTTGTGAATTTCAGGGACTTGTACTATTACAATGGGAACAAGCTCCCTTTTGCTGCAGCCCAAATTGGGCAGGCTTTCAGAAATGAG ATATCACCTCGCCAAGGTCTTTTGAGAGTCCGTGAGTTTACTCTGGCAGAGATTGAGCACTTCGTTGACCCCGAAGACAAGTCTCACCCAAAATTCTCTGATGTTGCACATTTGGAGTTTCTGATGTTCCCAAGGGACGAACAGAAGCCTGGCCAGTCTGCAAGGGTAATATCCCTACGTGAAGCCGTTTCTTCTAAG GATTCAAAAGTTGTCGACAACGAAACCCTTGGCTACTTTATTGGGAGAGTATACCTCTTCCTCACTAGTCTGGGTATTGACAAGAACCGGTTAAGGTTCCGGCAGCACCTGGCAAATGAAATGGCTCATTATGCCCAGGACTGTTGGGATGCTGAGATTGAGACGTCATACGGCTGGATTGAGTGCGTTGGCATTGCAGATAGATCTGCATACGACTTGAAGGCTCATTCG GAGAAAAGTAGAGTTGATCTTGAGGCACAGGAAAAGTATTCTGAACCAAGAGAAGTTGAG AAATTGGTTATTTCTCCTGTGAAGAAAGCGATCGGTCTTGCTTTCAAGGGGGACCAAAAGAAAGTACTTGAAGCTTTGGAG GccatgaaagaagaagaagctttgaaaatgaaaacagattTAGCATCAAAAGGGGAGGTGGAGTTTTATGTATGCACTCTGGGGAAAACCGTTACTGTTAATTCAAGTATGGTAACAatctcaaaagagaaaaagaaagaacaccAGAGAGTTTTCACGCCCTCGGTAATTGAACCATCTTTTGGTATTGGTCGGATAATCTACTGCCTCTATGAGCACTCATACTACATGAGGCCAAGTAAAGATGGGAATGAACAGTTTAACGTGTTCCGGTTCCCCCCTCTTGTGGCACCCATCAAGTGTACAGTTTTCCCGTTGGTTCAGAAGCAAGAGTACGAGGAAGTTTCGAAAGTCATTTCAAAGTCATTGACCGCATCTGGGATATCACATAAAATTGATATTACAG GTACCTCCATTGGGAAGCGATACGCCCGAACTGATGAACTTGGTGTACCATTTGCTATTACCGTTG